The Limanda limanda chromosome 14, fLimLim1.1, whole genome shotgun sequence genomic interval CTGGAGAAGCATCTCGCGACCAGAAGATAATTAGCTGGATAAATGTGAGTGGGGAATAGTGGAAGACCAGATCCTGCCTTTAAGCCTAGACACTAAATTAAAAAAGCTGGTGGAGCTAGATTTGGTCAGTAGCAAACACATCAGACTGGGTTTGTCCTGTGCAGCATTCGGCTACTCCAACAGATCTTTTTGTTTTGGCTGCAGACTGTGTGGGAGGATTTGTAGAGCATGACTttcagtttctctgtctgtccgtgGCTTTAATCTTGTCTGATGCTGCAGGTGAGGGCAGGGGTTCCCCCCCGCCTGCTGTCTGAGTGAGCAGGTGTGAAAGACAGAGAGCACATGTGCCTTCATCTCCCCAGTCAACCCTGCATCAGGTAAACTTTAGAGATTCATTCAATTTCCTCTCCGTTTCAGATATAGAGTTCTGCTTATTAATAATTTTTACCAGATGTTcttatatatgaaaatatatgacAGCCTATTAATATGCTGATATTTGGTTATTacaacaaatttttttttaaaaagtacagttTATGCATAGGAGTGTTTGTCCATAAAACACCTCtcctattattattttcatgtcattatttattaatatttattataatttgtaATATTAACATGTCTCCTCTTTTTTAATGTAACAACCAATGAAGAGGCCTGTGGTTTTTCAAACCTTCTCTTATTAAATTACTTTATgtacttatttattcatttattttcatggtGGGATTTTATCCAAACAATTATGGTTTTAATGAggaatttttttaatgttttttaataccCATGGCGCCTCATAGCACTCATCGAGGGTTCTGTGTTTTAACCTCAACTGGATCTAAACCTAATCGTAACCCTAACAGCCCTCTGAGGCCCAAATGTCCTAacttttcccaaaatgtcataACTCTGTAAGGTCTACCCCTCAAATGGCCCTCACCAAGATATATTAATACAAGtaacaacacaaatacagcaTACATACCAGATACCACTAACCATCATGATGAATAATAGGATATAAACAGCtgtttaatgatgtttttaaattgattgaataatgatgataattGAGCCGCAAATTTAAGAAATTGCTGAAAATAACTCTCCACGTCGTAGCTTTATAGTTTTGGCACCATTTTAATGAGTTATTTTGACATTTCTGATCATCTCCagcaacagatgtttttttagcttttaatttattattcctCATGACATGAATCTGAGACTGTTTTTGGTGGTGATCCAATAACTCACCACCTTGCACAAATCTTGCATTTCACCttcaatagtttttttttcattattctgACAACATTTCAGAAGCCAACCCATCTACAGTAATTCATTTGTAAGTGTTATAGGGAAGTTTGAGAGTAATTGCCCACACACTTTGAGAGTGGCCTTTAGCTCAGCGGCAGCATGTTTCCTAATATGTCAATGAGGTTGTCCAGACCCCACAGGTAGCCATCCTCTCGATTGCCCTCTACCCAGGCGGTGCGGTGGTCCAAGGTAAGTGGTGAGGGCAAGACCACTGTCTTTCCAAAGTCGATCATCCAGACTCCTGTTCTGCCTGTCCAGTCATGCACAAACAGCAAGGAGCTTCCCACAACCTGCAGGGGATGACACAGTATCATCAGCCTACACCTGACCAACACAGCCTCAAAACcttatattttctatttctaatACTATGAAAACCTTCTAGTGCACTGTGCAGCAGCTAACCTCGTGTGTTCTGAAGAAGTCGGATGCCTCCAAGACCTGCCGCAGCTGTTTCAGCTGTCTCAGATATCCCCACTGAAGGTTAAGATACAATAATGACCAAAGAGAAGGAAGCAGGTGAAGAAATTGAAAGTATTTGTGAAGATCAAACTCACCATGATGTTCGCACTGGACTCAACAAAACTGCTGAGTGCTTCCGTCACTTGCTCTCTGCTTTTGGTCTGTTTGAAGTTTGTGTGACATTCGTCATTTGCCTTCTGCACAGGACATGTAATGattatagtatagtatatatgATATATCAGAGAGAAATACATTAACTCCACCAAGGCTGAAATATGTGGATACTGTCTTTGATCACTGTTTTATATTGCCCTATATGTACATTTGTATCTATGCATATGAATGTGTGATAGTGTGTCTATGCTGCAGATACTGTAATGTCCAAGACAAATTTAAAACTGGGCCCATCTTttcttaaaaatacatattcatTGGTACATTTTTCAAAGACTAGGCATTGCAGCAGTACACTCCCGACATGTTAAGATGAATCAGTGACCTGACTCTGCCATCTTTGATGAACTTACCCTGAATCCTTCGATGCGGAACCCCAGAGTTGTTGTGGAGCTCAGTGTCTCCCTCCACTGCATGTACCTGGTTTTCAGCACCGCCTGCTGGGCTCGCTCCTGGGCCGTCGGGGCCTCTGGATCCACAGCCACCATCTTCTCATACATGTCGTTGCGGGGCTGGGGACGCTCTCTGGCCATTTGCAGCTCCTCCTCGAGGTATGTGCTGTGAAGGACAGTGCTTCATCGTCTTTAGTGTTATTTGGCCATATTGCTTGTATTGGTATAAGCAAAGCAGGGGAACACATTCCTTTCTAATAGGAACAAtaatatgacaaagaaatgaaatatgctaatttgaaataatgaaaatcaaagtctgacatatttaataaaaaaaagttaccATTTGACTGTGTCCACCATAGTTTCATTTGAACTTACCGGCTGCCCATCTTGCAGTCCATGATGGCAGGTGTGTTGAAGTGGGTCAGCAGGTTATCCATCATGTTGTAATCCTGCTTGTCACGCTGCACAACACCGTGGTAGGCAGGAACAAAGGACCTCAGAGTGTCCGCCATCAGACGGAGGTAACATTGCTGCTCCCCCTTACAATACCTCTTCAGCAGTGTGCCGTAATCCCCTACATGAAAGTTCCCTGTGagacaagcaacaaaaagaAAGCACACAAGACATGTTATTTGTTCCAGTACTTACccagtggattttttttttttattatgacaaTAAGACTGGAAGAAGAGCAACATAAAGGACAACAAACCTGCATGTCCAACCACTTGAAGCCACTGCTGAGGTTTCTTAGGAGTCATGGGAACGAGAGACTAGGTCCCAcggattttgtgttttttccatgcaGAGTTCTGCATgggatgacaaaaaaaaactaaccctCAGTCAGTCATtcttcagcaaacacacactccaggtCACACTcgtgtgttgtctgtgtttttttgttttttttttacagttgagCAGCTGCGACCTCAGGTTTCGGAGTCACTGAGGCTACTTTTTGCCTTATGGGTGAACAACGTCTCCATGGAGACGGACCCTCACTAATACCGAGTAAGACATGCAGAGGTCAGGATCAGGGGTTCTGCAACAGCTTTATCAAACATTTACAGGAAGTGCTTGTTTTTCCCACTGGAAACGACTATCAACCATTTAAACAAACAGTATAAAGCTGAACATAAAGGCGTCCACCTCAACATGAGAGTTGATTCAATGTAACACCGCATTTACACAACTGTGTCAGAACAAAGGCTTTATAAACATGAAGAGTTACTTGGTTCTCATTGTTCCTCATATCattataaattacattttggttAGACTGAGAAACTGCAAGGGGCCACTTTCCTGATGGAGAAAATGGTTAATAAAttaacaggaaagaaaaaatatatatataaatatttctaCTACTTATACAATATTAAGCAGAATTATCAGTGATACTGCTATGAGTCCGTTTATTAAGGTGCAGGACTTTTACCTATAATGTAGCGTTTACAGTGTTATTACTTCCACCACATAGGTTATAATATTGTCTCCGTttatttattagattttttgCAGAATtaacaaaaactactcaaccgatTTCCAGGAAATTTAGTGGAAGGATGAggcatgacccaaggaaaaGCAAACATTATATCTTGGCGTAGATCCCAAACAGTGGACAGATCCGGGATTTTTTCCAATATCTTCCTTGattcctcagagaataattcatggatcttgatagaAACAATAAGACATGTTtgggggactgatatttatgagtgtgtgcaacttGTTGCAGATCCAATTACAAATCTGAATCTAGAGAATTTAAATGCGGTTTCATAATGAGACGGTTGGGTCTTTGGGGGAAGTATGTGCTCTACCTATTGAAATTAACCTGTGATTGAACCCTTCCCTGACTCCTTGTATCGCTACTCTCAGCATCCTCCTGTACTCATGCAGCGCAATAGATGCAGTGTTTCTTCCTGACCAGTGAGGGCAGCAAAGCGCCTCAGACGCTGCGAAGCTTCATCCAACCCAGACAGAAGAAGAGGCTGCGGAGGGGGCGCTGACAGACGAAGAAGAATTTAACGGTTCCCGGTTGTTGACCCGCCGCAGCCTCCATCGTGCCGGTGCTTTACAAACGGCTCCGGACTCGACTGTAGCACCGGGCCAACCGGTCACTGCCACACTGACTGCTCCATGCTAACTCACCGCGATGTGTTTCCGACGAGTAGCTAGGTGCTAACGACCCGCGTCAACAAGGAGCATTGCTCCCGCAGAAGGTAACGTCCACTCGTTCCTGTTTGGTGACGACCCCCACACCCAATATCCTCATGTGTTCCCCGGGAATAGTCTGGTTAGATCTCCAGAGATCACATTCACTAACTCGAGTTGCCCAGTGTTAACTAACGACGCTGTCCGTGCTAGCTAGCCCTCAGCTAACGTCCCCGGTACGACTGCCAGGATGTCCCTCTTGCTAGCCGAGCTACTTGCGGAGAAGTGGCAGCTAACGTGGTTTTTATTCCTCAGAGGAGCATTAAAGGTTGTTGTAGCGGAACAACGAGCAGCCCCACTGTCCacgacgtgtgtgtgtctgtgtgtgtgtgtgtgtgtgtttgtgtgtgtgtccagccgaagcagacacagacacactccctGTCACTGTCTCTTTCGCTGTGCACGggagaaagtgaagccaagcgCGAAATACGAATGCCATTGCACCTCAGCAAAATGGAGCACGACGGAATCACTTACCCCGTCAGACACGAGCTGGTGTGTCCGCCTTGTCCTCCACATGTGTTACGACCCATCAACCAAACTTTGTTCAATGAAAGTGACGGCAACCTTTCAAAATGCACTCGGTGCGCTCGCTACCGCCCCCCGTGGTATGTTGTGATGAGGACAGACAGAGCGCGGTAAAATGAGACGATTGCATGATAACGATGTGGACATTTAAAcggaaggctaccacaggttctctttcatgtttggaaggggagggcgaggtgaggggtgttcagctccAACATGCACCCTCACcactagattctacacactgaccCTTTCAAAAAATTACTCATGCACATGGGAAGTTAGCTCACCCCTTGTGGCTCCAGTTTCTGGTGAGAAATAATATCTATAGCTAGATTAATAATAACTGACATTGATCTTATAATGGCTGTTATTCCCCAAAttaattgtgtttctttctgtggACCAAGCAGCCATTCCAAGCGATTGAAATGTAGGGTTATAACCGGGCTATAGCCATTGTTTGTTCCTGGCCTTGGTTGTATTATGATCTGGCAGCCAGACAACAACTTGTAAAATGTCCACTAACATTTCCCAGGTTTATTTTGTAACAGTAGAGGAGTCAGTTGATTTTATCAGACTATAATTCTTAGATATCATCCATTTCTTCTGCGCAGACCAATGGAGGGTGGCTCTGAGGTGATGGAGGACATTGATTTTCGAGGGGTGGAGTTTTCTGTCAAGATAGAGGTGGACAAAGGTTTGCTGATGGTGGAAATCTCAGACTCACTGACAGCTGATCAGTGGAGGGGGGAGTTTGACCCAGCATGTAAGTAGCACACATTTGTCATTGACTAAATCTCACCACTGGCACAAAAAGTCCCACTAAAgctattcatatattttatatttgttttagaCATTGAGGATCTCACTCGGAAAACTGGCAACTTCAAGCAGTTTCCCATTTTCTGTAGCATGCTGGAATCTGCTGTGAGAAAGGTTTGTGTGACACAGCTTTTACAAGATACAATAAACAAGTAGTGGCGGCATGAGTAAACATGAGGTCAGTAGAAccatgtgaacacaaacactcacacactccctcGAGGCTGTGTGAGCTGAGGCGAGACTCATTCGTGTCCAGTGTTTCCAGTTGAGCGAGAAATGCACAGTTATATTCGTACTCTCCCTCTTCATTATTGTACTGGAACACAAGCCACACATGGAAAGAGCCTGGAGGAAAATAAGTGTAACAATTTGAATTTTGGGTACATAGAGAAATCCGTCTCAGCTGAGCTATTGCATACACCAACGCACaatacacacacgaacacacaaaaCCTATGTTTGCACATGTTTCACCAAACATTAGCCCCCTGGCTGTTTTGTGgctaaaacaaattaattacaTGGATCACAAAAACAGCCAAGCAGTCAAATTTGTACAATAACATTGCAATTCTCGATAGTGAAAAATTCAGGATATTAttgttcatttatatatatatatatttatatttatttttaatagttTAGACATGACATATCTTTTCTACGTATTTGTTTTTACTATTTTGATGTAATgtaatctttattttctgattttgtATAGTTTAACCCTTTTTTTGCAGATGAGCGATTCTGTTACACTTGACCTCCTGACCTATGCTGACCTGGAGCTGCTACGGAACAGAAAAGCAGGCGTGGTTAGTCGTACTCGCGGCCATCAGCAGTCGTCTGCTCTCACGGCCAAAAGATATCTAATCCTCATATACACTGTGGAGTTTGACAGGTTGGTCTCTCTGTGGtaactttaatatataaattacacGTCATGTCATGTTTGTTGTATTAAGCCCTCTTTTGAACACAGTATTTCAGTTTGGTCAGTAGTCATAACTGTCTTGTTGTGCTGACTGTTTTGCATTTGTAGGATACACTACCCTTTACCCTTGCCCTATGTTGGTAAGCTGGACCCAGCTGCCCTGCAGAAGGAGGTCAGAGCCCTCAGGGCGGAGCTCAGTGTTCTCACTTCTCATGGAGTTAACAAATCTGCAGACCTAGAAATACAACGGCTACGAGCAGAGTAGGTTGCGTTTAATCTTCTTCACAGAGGATATGAGGGATGTGGGACTTTTTCTGATGACTCCTGCTGTTTTCAAGGCTGTCTCTGgtgaaagaagagaaggaggctATGACCAAAGCTCTTGAGCAACTGCAGAGGACTGCAAGTGGTTCCCCATCTGGACGAGAGGACTGGAGGGTTAGAGATGTGGCGAGGACGCTGGAGGAACAGCTTCTCAAGGAGAGGGCCAAAAGTCAACGCTCTGCAAGCAAGAGATGCCAGGAGCAGAGACTCCTAATGGAGCAGGTGGACCTGGTAGTCAGCTGAAAAAGATTTATCATGTTTTCTATGTAGGAACGGAATTTAACTGATTTTCTTCTGTGTCCTGACTAGTTGGAGGAGCTGAGAGCATCAGAGTGTGCTCTCCGTGTGCGTGTCAAGAATCTCACCAGTGAACTGGCGCTGCTACGGAGAGGGTTAGACAATCTAAGCGCGTACTATAtctttactttctctctctttcttccagtCATCCACTTACAATGCtgactttacatttaaaatcagaaTCCGTCCATCTTTTCAGTACTTGCCCTCTTTGCGTGTCTGCAGGCGTGTGACTCCCGTGTCCTGTCACATCAGCTCTCGGGTTGATGGGGAAAtctatcgctctctctcccgTGAGAGAGGATCAAGGTACGGGATGGTCAGGGCTCGCTCAGGATCCAGAGAACGGGTTTACGACAGAGTGCAAAGGTCagatgaaagaggaagaagagcggATTCCTCAGGACCACGTGCTTGCATATCCAGGCCGTCCCCCTCTCCTACTGGTACTGatcctgttttgtgtgtgtgtgtgtgtgtgtgtgtgtgtgtgtgtgtgtgtgtgtgtgtgtgtgtgtgtgtgtgtgtgtgtgtgtgtgtgtgtgtgtgtgtgtgtgtgtgtgtgtgtgtgtgtgtgtgtgtgtgtgtgtgtgtgtgtgtgtgtgtgtgtgtgtgtgtgtgtgtgtgtgtgtcacagttttATTCTGTCACTTGtaaacttaaagggatagttcacccagaaatgaaaattcactctttatctactcaccactaatctgatggagaggtgggtgaagtgtttcaaTCCCCGACACACTAGCAGTtttaggggtaaacagtgttgcagcagaatccaatacaattaaataaattattgaCCAAagcttcagacgtaataaaacaacagaaaaaacacaacatgcctccatactgctcgtgtgatGTCGTCCATGTGTCTGCAAGCCACAGGCATTCATATTTGAAATTAGGTCATTTACATCGTGTTTTAGGCCTAAAAGTCAGCTGATATCTTCTGacgaggtgcattcagggaccgTTGGAAATGCTAATGCTCGCTAGCTCAGCCACTTCTGGTTGACTTTTAGATGTAAATAACCTTTGTTTCTGGATAGTGGTGAATagataaagtttatttttattcctgggtgaaccatcccttttAAGTTTTGTAACTTGTACGTACTTTCACCCTTTTGAAATCAATACATAAAAGATCCTTTTGTAGATCAAAAACTTATTGGTGAGAGAGATTGATGAGATTCCCTCTTATATCTTCCAGGGTCACGGGTCCCACGCTTTGACCCGACTGCATACATCCAGGACCGACATCGCAGacagaaagaggcagaaaaaaagtgggtttatgttattttatgtttGACAGTGCACTGATATTTATAAAGCTGTAGCTGTTTTGGTCAATACCTGTAACCCTGTTTTTCTGTGTCAGACAAAGGAAAGTACGGAGAGATATACTGACCTCGCCCAATATGCCTGAGAGGGGGCGTTCACGTTCCAGAGATGCGTATCCTCAGATGGTCCGGTCTGGCAGCAGAGGCAGGAGTTTATCTGTGGAGCGGAGAGGGAGCAGGAACTCCTCTGAAAGCTCCTTAGTGGACATGGACGAAATGTCCAAAGCCCTGTTTAGGTGATGGGATCACCTTGTATAGGTTTTGCAAAGTAATTTATGTTTTATCTGCtgattttaacatgtttttcttaacagaggaagaaaacagacTTACAATTACAATGGACCCAGTGCGGTGAGTGACATGGTTATTAATGTAACAAAACATGGTACAAAATGAACTGCTGCTCTCTTATGTGTTTatgcattttatatttcttactgccaacaaatcccatgaaaataCCCCAAAACAACAATGCATGGTTCTTTTTAAGTGCCTTATCCTTTTAATGTGCAATCTGTTTCTAGTCAAGAGGAGGCCTTTTAACCAGGAAACCACGTTGCAGTACTCCAAcacagagaatgaaagaaaaaggtgatACATCAAGTAGTTTTTTGTACATATGTATATCTAGTATCTAGCCACCCCACAGCATCTTATCATcatttctctgtctccacctccaGAGAGCTCCATACATACGGGTGCTGAGCTGTCGGAAATCGACGCCAGGCTGCAGGCGCTGCAGGACTACATGAGGGACCTGGACACAGGACAATAACACATCAAGCTTCCAACATGAGTGATGGGTTCCACTGTGTTCATGTGAGACAACAAATCTCCCCTGGAGGGTCAGACTTCCTCCACTTCAGGAAAATACAGCCATCACTGTGAAGGACTAATTTTTGTggactgaattttttttttatatgccAAGATTTTACGAATTAACTTAAAATATTACAGAGTgtagttttattatttctacAACCCCACACTACACAAGTGTGGCTGCCTCTAAATCTGAAAATATTTATACTTGATGTTTTCTCATCTTTCTTATTTCTCATCTTCCCTATCTTCAACATGCAGCTGATGGCTCTAGCTGTTTGTCACTCACTGCATCTTTTTTTACCTGAATTATTTTCAGAATTGCAGAAAGTTTCATCAAGTTGTTTTCAGTTGTAGTCTTTTGTCCTTGtctgtgcatgcgtgtgcgtAATCATATCCAACATTAATGTTGTCGAACCTGGAACGGACTTGTTTCTTCCAcgcagtgcatgctgggacacactccagctgctgctgcaccgtgAACATACGCGACTATAAACTCTACTGGATTTCACTACATCCCACGATGGCTAAATGTCATTCAAACTGTATTGTCAtcagtttggtttaattttGACCTTGAACTCAACATTATCACTGTAATACTATCAAACCATTATGACATTTAACTTGTTGATCTGCATGGTGAATTCAGTGAATTCATAGTGTATTTTCTATTGTTTGAAAGTAATTTGACCTATTTTCCTTTTTGATTTTACGTCccaaactaaaacaaaagcaTTTTAATCTTGGATCATTTGTAATACCCATCAGTGTTTTTTGTGATGGTATAAATACCTACTGTATGTGTTTACACTGACCGTTACTCATTCCCCAGTCGAATGCTTTTATACCACTTAAAACTCTTATTTATAAGAAAGTTATTCTTTGTGtaaagacttttttttgttAAGCGCATGCAATCGTCTCCAGACCTGTACAGTTGTGTACACACTGCTTCCCTTTGCACTGGTGTCCGCTGAAGTGAAGAGAAGCCTTGAAGGGCTTCACCACCACAGCAGCTTTCATTAATTAACAAATAAACTTCCTCTCAGAGGAACGATGCAGCGTCTGAACAGCTGTTCTTTCTGCTTGGAAACTTGGGCAGGAGGCGAGATCACCTTATGTTAGTTTCTTTCATGAGGAAAGTTAACTCAGCTTCTAGTATCTTGGAAAATGCGGCAAGCTGCTTATTTACAAGattaaatctgtattttcacaaaaaagCTAAAATGACTTAGGACCATGATATTACTGAGAAGATATACATCTCTATTGtaccaatgtaaaaaaaatactggcCTGACTCTGCTTAATGTTGCGAAAACATGGGGAAAAAACCACACCACAATAACTAATTTAGGTT includes:
- the itpkca gene encoding inositol-trisphosphate 3-kinase C isoform X1 gives rise to the protein MTPKKPQQWLQVVGHAGNFHVGDYGTLLKRYCKGEQQCYLRLMADTLRSFVPAYHGVVQRDKQDYNMMDNLLTHFNTPAIMDCKMGSRTYLEEELQMARERPQPRNDMYEKMVAVDPEAPTAQERAQQAVLKTRYMQWRETLSSTTTLGFRIEGFRKANDECHTNFKQTKSREQVTEALSSFVESSANIMWGYLRQLKQLRQVLEASDFFRTHEVVGSSLLFVHDWTGRTGVWMIDFGKTVVLPSPLTLDHRTAWVEGNREDGYLWGLDNLIDILGNMLPLS
- the itpkca gene encoding inositol-trisphosphate 3-kinase C isoform X2; translated protein: MTPKKPQQWLQVVGHAGNFHVGDYGTLLKRYCKGEQQCYLRLMADTLRSFVPAYHGVVQRDKQDYNMMDNLLTHFNTPAIMDCKMGSRTYLEEELQMARERPQPRNDMYEKMVAVDPEAPTAQERAQQAVLKTRYMQWRETLSSTTTLGFRIEGFRTKSREQVTEALSSFVESSANIMWGYLRQLKQLRQVLEASDFFRTHEVVGSSLLFVHDWTGRTGVWMIDFGKTVVLPSPLTLDHRTAWVEGNREDGYLWGLDNLIDILGNMLPLS
- the ccdc61 gene encoding centrosomal protein CCDC61 gives rise to the protein MEGGSEVMEDIDFRGVEFSVKIEVDKGLLMVEISDSLTADQWRGEFDPAYIEDLTRKTGNFKQFPIFCSMLESAVRKMSDSVTLDLLTYADLELLRNRKAGVVSRTRGHQQSSALTAKRYLILIYTVEFDRIHYPLPLPYVGKLDPAALQKEVRALRAELSVLTSHGVNKSADLEIQRLRAELSLVKEEKEAMTKALEQLQRTASGSPSGREDWRVRDVARTLEEQLLKERAKSQRSASKRCQEQRLLMEQLEELRASECALRVRVKNLTSELALLRRGRVTPVSCHISSRVDGEIYRSLSRERGSRYGMVRARSGSRERVYDRVQRSDERGRRADSSGPRACISRPSPSPTGSRVPRFDPTAYIQDRHRRQKEAEKKQRKVRRDILTSPNMPERGRSRSRDAYPQMVRSGSRGRSLSVERRGSRNSSESSLVDMDEMSKALFRGRKQTYNYNGPSASRGGLLTRKPRCSTPTQRMKEKESSIHTGAELSEIDARLQALQDYMRDLDTGQ